Proteins from a genomic interval of Bradysia coprophila strain Holo2 chromosome X, BU_Bcop_v1, whole genome shotgun sequence:
- the LOC119085729 gene encoding protein NDUFAF4 homolog isoform X2: MGKVLSVATRKARRFNADNRAHRFLDKEKLEAAPKFESNIRDYQRVLEEKPDFAQLESKKNSVLDERLKQVYVTSTDPVVASSSDDQTNKPLPLDRKAVQDFEFGYLEPEQAMRGRVTLRQALTFISKHSAEPETWTIEKISDEYKLKPSVVGSILKHFQTFEVYIPENKEEDKVLTKDRLKQLWHNEPKPLPPPEYGADEMFDRLRKEHDENQQKKDQEKKEQKERSWNQRKLE; this comes from the exons atGGGTAAAGTGTTATCGGTTGCCACACGAAAGGCACGTCGATTTAACGCGGATAATCGTGCACATCGATTCTTGGACAAGGAAAAATTGGAAGCTGCACCAAAATTCGAATCCAATATAAGGGACTACCAACGAGTTCTCGAAG AAAAACCAGACTTTGCCCAACTGGAAAGCAAAAAGAATTCGGTGTTGGACGAACGTTTGAAACAAGTTTACGTAACATCAACAGATCCTGTAGTG GCTAGTTCGTCTGATGATCAAACCAATAAACCGCTTCCATTAGATAGAAAAGCTGTCCAGGATTTCGAATTCGGCTATTTGGAACCGGAACAGGCTATGAGAGGTCGTGTTACTCTGCGACAAGCACTGACATTCATCAGTAAACATAGCGCAGAGCCGGAAACATGGACAATTGAAAAGATATCCGACGAATATAAACTGAAGCCGAGTGTTGTTG GTAGcatattgaaacattttcagacGTTTGAGGTGTACATACCGGAAAATAAGGAGGAAGACAAAGTTTTGACGAAAGATCGCCTTAAGCAATTATGGCACAACGAACCAAAACCGTTGCCGCCACCCGAATACGGAGCGGATGAAATGTTTGATCGTTTAAGGAAGGAGCACGACGAAAACCAGCAGAAGAAAGATCAGGAGAAGAAGGAGCAGAAGGAAAGGAGTTGGAACCAACGGAAGTTGGAGTAA
- the LOC119085729 gene encoding protein NDUFAF4 homolog isoform X1, producing MGKVLSVATRKARRFNADNRAHRFLDKEKLEAAPKFESNIRDYQRVLEEKPDFAQLESKKNSVLDERLKQVYVTSTDPVVQASSSDDQTNKPLPLDRKAVQDFEFGYLEPEQAMRGRVTLRQALTFISKHSAEPETWTIEKISDEYKLKPSVVGSILKHFQTFEVYIPENKEEDKVLTKDRLKQLWHNEPKPLPPPEYGADEMFDRLRKEHDENQQKKDQEKKEQKERSWNQRKLE from the exons atGGGTAAAGTGTTATCGGTTGCCACACGAAAGGCACGTCGATTTAACGCGGATAATCGTGCACATCGATTCTTGGACAAGGAAAAATTGGAAGCTGCACCAAAATTCGAATCCAATATAAGGGACTACCAACGAGTTCTCGAAG AAAAACCAGACTTTGCCCAACTGGAAAGCAAAAAGAATTCGGTGTTGGACGAACGTTTGAAACAAGTTTACGTAACATCAACAGATCCTGTAGTG CAGGCTAGTTCGTCTGATGATCAAACCAATAAACCGCTTCCATTAGATAGAAAAGCTGTCCAGGATTTCGAATTCGGCTATTTGGAACCGGAACAGGCTATGAGAGGTCGTGTTACTCTGCGACAAGCACTGACATTCATCAGTAAACATAGCGCAGAGCCGGAAACATGGACAATTGAAAAGATATCCGACGAATATAAACTGAAGCCGAGTGTTGTTG GTAGcatattgaaacattttcagacGTTTGAGGTGTACATACCGGAAAATAAGGAGGAAGACAAAGTTTTGACGAAAGATCGCCTTAAGCAATTATGGCACAACGAACCAAAACCGTTGCCGCCACCCGAATACGGAGCGGATGAAATGTTTGATCGTTTAAGGAAGGAGCACGACGAAAACCAGCAGAAGAAAGATCAGGAGAAGAAGGAGCAGAAGGAAAGGAGTTGGAACCAACGGAAGTTGGAGTAA